From Pongo pygmaeus isolate AG05252 chromosome 1, NHGRI_mPonPyg2-v2.0_pri, whole genome shotgun sequence, one genomic window encodes:
- the AKR1A1 gene encoding aldo-keto reductase family 1 member A1 isoform X2 translates to MRVSSRAWGLTPVIPAHWAEGAMAASCVLLHTGQKMPLIGLGTWKSEPGQVKAAVKYALSVGYRHIDCAAIYGNEPEIGEALKEDVGPGKAVPREELFVTSKLWNTKHHPEDVEPALQKTLADLQLEYLDLYLMHWPYAFERGDNPFPKNADGTICYDSTHYKETWKALEALVAKGLVRALGLSNFNSRQIDDILSVASVRPAVLQVECHPYLAQNELIAHCQARGLAVTAYSPLGSSDRAWRDPDEPVLLEEPVVLALAEKYGGSPAQILLRWQVQRKVICIPKSITPSRILQNIKVFDFTFSPEEMKQLNALNKNWRYIVPMLTVDGKRVPRDAGHPLYPFNDPY, encoded by the exons ATGAGGGTTTCcagccgggcgtgggggctcacgcctgtaatcccagcacattgggccgag GGGGCAATGGCGGCTTCCTGTGTTCTCCTGCACACTGGGCAGAAGATGCCTCTGATTGGTCTGGGTACCTGGAAGAGTGAGCCTGGTCAG GTAAAAGCAGCTGTTAAGTATGCCCTTAGTGTAGGCTACCGCCACATTGATTGTGCTGCTATCTACGGCAATGAGCCTGAGATTGGGGAGGCCCTGAAGGAGGACGTGGGACCAGGCAAG GCGGTGCCTCGGGAGGAGCTGTTTGTGACATCCAAGCTGTGGAACACCAAGCACCACCCCGAGGATGTGGAGCCTGCCCTCCAGAAGACTCTGGCTGACCTCCAGCTGGAGTATCTGGACCTGTACCTGATGCACTGGCCTTATGCCTTTGA GCGGGGAGACAACCCCTTCCCCAAGAATGCTGATGGGACTATATGCTACGACTCCACCCACTACAAGGAGACTTGGAAGGCTCTGGAGGCACTGGTGGCTAAGGGGCTGGTGCGGGCGCTGGGCCTGTCCAACTTCAACAGTCGGCAGATTGATGACATACTCAGTGTGGCCTCCGTGCGTCCAGCTGTCTTGCAG GTGGAATGCCACCCATACTTGGCTCAAAATGAGCTAATTGCCCACTGCCAAGCACGTGGCCTGGCGGTAACTGCTTATAGCCCTTTGGGCTCCTCTGATCGTGCATGGCGTGATCCTGATGAGCCTGTCCTGCTGGAGGAACCAGTAGTCCTGGCATTGGCTGAAAAGTATGGTGGATCTCCAGCTCAGATCTTGCTCAG ATGGCAGGTCCAGCGGAAAGTGATCTGCATCCCCAAAAGTATCACTCCTTCTCGAATCCTTCAGAATATCAAG GTGTTTGACTTCACCTTTAGCCCAGAAGAGATGAAGCAGCTAAATGCCCTGAACAAAAATTGGCGATATATTGTGCCTATGCTTACG GTGGATGGGAAGAGAGTCCCAAGGGATGCAGGGCATCCTCTGTACCCCTTTAATGACCCGTACTGA
- the AKR1A1 gene encoding aldo-keto reductase family 1 member A1 isoform X1, whose amino-acid sequence MAASCVLLHTGQKMPLIGLGTWKSEPGQVKAAVKYALSVGYRHIDCAAIYGNEPEIGEALKEDVGPGKAVPREELFVTSKLWNTKHHPEDVEPALQKTLADLQLEYLDLYLMHWPYAFERGDNPFPKNADGTICYDSTHYKETWKALEALVAKGLVRALGLSNFNSRQIDDILSVASVRPAVLQVECHPYLAQNELIAHCQARGLAVTAYSPLGSSDRAWRDPDEPVLLEEPVVLALAEKYGGSPAQILLRWQVQRKVICIPKSITPSRILQNIKVFDFTFSPEEMKQLNALNKNWRYIVPMLTVDGKRVPRDAGHPLYPFNDPY is encoded by the exons ATGGCGGCTTCCTGTGTTCTCCTGCACACTGGGCAGAAGATGCCTCTGATTGGTCTGGGTACCTGGAAGAGTGAGCCTGGTCAG GTAAAAGCAGCTGTTAAGTATGCCCTTAGTGTAGGCTACCGCCACATTGATTGTGCTGCTATCTACGGCAATGAGCCTGAGATTGGGGAGGCCCTGAAGGAGGACGTGGGACCAGGCAAG GCGGTGCCTCGGGAGGAGCTGTTTGTGACATCCAAGCTGTGGAACACCAAGCACCACCCCGAGGATGTGGAGCCTGCCCTCCAGAAGACTCTGGCTGACCTCCAGCTGGAGTATCTGGACCTGTACCTGATGCACTGGCCTTATGCCTTTGA GCGGGGAGACAACCCCTTCCCCAAGAATGCTGATGGGACTATATGCTACGACTCCACCCACTACAAGGAGACTTGGAAGGCTCTGGAGGCACTGGTGGCTAAGGGGCTGGTGCGGGCGCTGGGCCTGTCCAACTTCAACAGTCGGCAGATTGATGACATACTCAGTGTGGCCTCCGTGCGTCCAGCTGTCTTGCAG GTGGAATGCCACCCATACTTGGCTCAAAATGAGCTAATTGCCCACTGCCAAGCACGTGGCCTGGCGGTAACTGCTTATAGCCCTTTGGGCTCCTCTGATCGTGCATGGCGTGATCCTGATGAGCCTGTCCTGCTGGAGGAACCAGTAGTCCTGGCATTGGCTGAAAAGTATGGTGGATCTCCAGCTCAGATCTTGCTCAG ATGGCAGGTCCAGCGGAAAGTGATCTGCATCCCCAAAAGTATCACTCCTTCTCGAATCCTTCAGAATATCAAG GTGTTTGACTTCACCTTTAGCCCAGAAGAGATGAAGCAGCTAAATGCCCTGAACAAAAATTGGCGATATATTGTGCCTATGCTTACG GTGGATGGGAAGAGAGTCCCAAGGGATGCAGGGCATCCTCTGTACCCCTTTAATGACCCGTACTGA